GGAAGTAGCTCGCCAATATGATAAGCGTAATGTGAATCTGCTATATTATTTAGGACGTTCCTGTTCCAAAACGTCATGGAAGGATCAAGGAGTTGCATATCTGGAAGAAGCTGTGGCATATGCTACCCCACCCGATAGCGCTATGGTACGCCTCTATGTCGGCCTCACAGACTGCTATAAAATGGCACTAATGCCTAAAGAGCAAATCAAAACGATGCAAGACAGATATGATAAATATGATATAGAAAATCATAAGCTCTTGTATGACATGGCATATGTTTACCAATATCAGTTGAAAGATAAAAAGAATACAGAACGTTGTCTGGAGGCTTTCCTTAAAACGCGTCCCAAAAACAGCAGTGAGCAACCCGAAACAGATGATAAAGGAAATGTAATATTAGGATTAAGTACTTATTATGGTGCGGCCGAAACTTGGCTGAAAGATCTTCGCGAGAAAAAGAAAGTGGATGACTTCTTTCAGGGGAAAGTGATGGCAGTACCAACAAATACGAAAAAGACAGAAACTTCCAGAGACACAGTAAAGAAGTGAAAACGTTTGCATAACATTATAAAGTATATAATAGCGGAGTAGCGGCAGCTTTCTCCGCTATTTGCTTATATTAGCACCAAAATACGGATATAATAACGAAAAGCTAATATCATGAAAAAATTATTCCTTATCCTGGGAACGTTTTTACTTTCCCTTAGTACTTATGCAGCTATGAACGTAAACAAAATCGACCCTCCGTTTTGGTACGCTGGAATGCGAAATCCCGAACTCCAACTTATGGTCTACGGTGAAGACATCGGTAACTCTTCCGTTACTGTCAACTATCCCGGCGTTTCTTTGAGCAGCACTGTCAAGCTGGAAAGCCCGAACTACCTGATTGTCTACCTGAGACTGGAGAAAGATGTGAAACCCGGTAAAGTAGCTCTCACTTTTGCACAAGGCAAAAAGAAAATCGTCAAAGAGTATGAACTGAAAGCACGCGGCAAGAAAAGCTGTGAACATACAGGTTTTGATGCTTCCGACGCCCTCTACCTGTTGATGCCCGACCGTTTCGCAAACGGCAACCCGGACAATGACCAAATCCCCGGCATGGCCGAATACAAAGTAGACCGCAATGATCCAAACGCCCGCCATGGTGGTGACCTTGCAGGTATTGAGCAAAATCTGGATTACTTCTCCGACCTGGGTGTAACTGCCCTTTGGTTCACTCCGGTACTGGAAAACAATATGACTGGTGGTTCGTACCACGGCTATGCTACTACCGATTACTATAAAGTTGATCCACGTTTCGGTACCAATGAAGAGTATCAGCAACTGATATCCAAATGCCACGACCGCGGTATCAAGATTGTAATGGATATGATCTTCAACCACTGCGGTGTAGAGCATCCATGGATTAAAGATATGCCATCTAAAGACTGGTTCAACAATCCCGATCATGAAAAGAACTTCGTGCAGACTTCTTTCAAACTGACTCCGCACGTTGATCCTTATACTTCACAATACGATTTCGATCAGATGAACGACGGTTGGTTTGTTACCGCTATGCCGGACCTTAACCAAAAGAATCCGCACGTATATCGCTACCTTGTACAGAACAGCTTCTGGTGGATTGAGTACGCCAATATCGACGGTATCCGCATGGACACTTATCCGTATGCCGACTATGACGCCATGAGCAACTGGATGAAAGAGCTGAACGAAGAATACCCCAACTACAACACCGTAGGCGAAACCTGGGTTACCGAACCGGCTTATACAGCCTGGTGGCAAATGGATTCCAAACTCTCTGCCCCGAAGAACAGCAACCTGAAAACCGTTATGGACTTTAGCTTCTTCGATAAAATCAACACTGCCAAGAACGAGCAGACCGAAACATGGTTCAAAGGTCTGGATCGCGTATACAATAACTTCGTATACGACTTCCTCTACCCCAACCCGGCTTCCGTACTGGCATTTATCGAAAACCATGATACCGACCGCTTCCTGGGTGAAGGCAACAATCTGCCAATGCTGAAACAAGCTTCTACCCTGCTACTTACCACCCGCCGTATTCCGCAACTCTACTATGGTACGGAAATCATGATGAACGGTGTGAAGAGCAAGAGTGACGGATACGTTCGTAAGGACTTCCCCGGTGGATGGACTGGCGATACAGAAACTGCACTGACAGCCGCAGGACGCAGCAAGATACAGAACGAGTGTTATAACTTCTACAAGACCTTATTGAACTGGCGTAAAGGAAACGATGTTATTGCCAAAGGTAACATGGTGCAATTCATGGTACAGAATGGTGTTTATGCCTATGCCCGCCAGCACGAAGGTAAAACCGTATTCGTAATGTTGAATGGTACAGATGCCGAAACTACTGTTCCTTTGAAATTCTACAAAGAAATATTGAAAGATTCCAAACAAGGAAAAGATATTCTCAGCGGAAAGACAGTTACATTCGGTGAATCACTGACAATGGGACCAAGAGAATCATTGGTTATCGAATTATAAATCGTATTTCAATTATAACAGAAGGGTATAGAAATTAGCTTTCTATGCCCTTTCTTTATTCATAAAAGTATATTCTCTAATCTTTCTTCCAAATCTCCCCTCACAAATATTAGTCAAACATTTGACTAATTTCGATAAAAAGCTCTACCTTTGCACCCGAAAAATAAAAAGCAACGTAGCAATGGAGAATTACAATTCATCCCGAGGGCTAATCTTACAAATACTGAAGACCCGCATGGCATTCCGCCAAGCTCTGCAACGCGTATTGAAACGCAATAACATAGATATCACCTTTGAAATGTTACAAGTACTGAGTTCCCTGTGGCAGGAGCAAGGAATCAGCCAGCAGGCATTAGCCGAAAAGACAGCCAAAGACAAAGCCTGCATGACTAATCTGATGGCAAACCTCGAAAAGAAAGGCTGGATCATGCGCCAGGAAGACCCCAACGATCGCCGTAACCGACTTGTGTACCTCACTCCCGCAGGAGAAGAGATATCCGACCGTGTACGCCCTCTCATCAAGGATTTTTATACCCAGACGGGCCAACTGATGGGAATAGAGAACCTAAACGCATGTTCCAATCAACTAGAGACACTCTATGAGATATTCAACCAGTTCTAATTTTCTTCGCCTCTTGCTCATTCACATACTTGCTGTAGCTCCGCTGTGGCTAACCGCTCAGGAGAATGCGCATCTATTATCCGTAGACGAACTTTTCCGTCTGGGCACAGAAAACAGTCTTCAACTTAAAAAGAGCAAACTACAAGAGGTTATTTATAACGACCAAAAGAAGTCTGCATACACAGACCGATTGCCAGATATCCAAGTAGGTGCCAGCGCCGGAATCATAGGCCAGCCCGTCATCTTTCAGCGGGGACTTTCACATCCCGTGCGCCCCGAAACGCCGGACTGGTCACAAAACTATAACATCAACCTGACGCAACCCCTCTACCAGGGAGGAAAAATACAAGCCAAAATACATCAGGCCGAACTTAAAAAGCAAATAGCCGCCCTGAACAGTGCCGACAACGAAGCCGAAATCAAGCTGATACTGCTGCAACAGTACATGACGCTTTTCAGTTACTACAAGCAGCGGGAAGTGCTGGCACGCAACATCGAAGAGTCCGAACACCGACTGAAAGATATCCGCCGGATGAAAAAAGAAGGCATAGTCACCCGCAATGATGAAATCCGCAGTGAACTGCAACTGACCGTTGCCCGTACGCAGGCCATTTACACTTACTATGAATTACAGCGAACCTGTGGCATGCTTTAATGCTTCATTTTTTAATTATTAATTTACAATTGTAGTCTATGTCCGAATTACAAAAGAAACATAAGCAACTGAAGAGATTAAGAATAAGGAATATCACCCTCAATACGGTATGTATCCTCCTTGCACTAGCGGGAATTTCATGGACGATCAATTACTTCTGGAAATACGTTCATTACGAAATCACCAATGATGCCGTAGTAGACCAGTATATAGCTCCGCTCAATATCCGCGCTTCGGGTTATATCAAGGAAGTCCGCTTCACGGAGCACCAACCTGTACATGCCGGAGACACCCTTCTCATTCTTGACAACCGGGAATATCTCATCAAAGTAAAGGATGCGGAAGCTGCCCTGATGGATGCGAAAGGTGCAAAAGACGTATTAAGCTCCGGCATTCAGACCTCGCAAGTAAATGTAGCCATTCAGGAAGCCAACATTGCAGAAACCAAGGCCAAGCTCTGGCAGCAGGAACAGGACTATCGCCGCTATGCCAACCTGCTTGCCGAAGAATCCGTCAGCCAGCAACAGTATGAACAGGTAAAAACCGCCTACGAAGCAACGAAAGCACGCTATCAGGCCCTGCTGCAACAAAAGGAAGCGGCAAAATCCCAATACTCCGAAACAAGCAAGAAATCCACTGGCATCAAGGCGAATATCCTCCGCAAAGAAGCAGATCTGGATATGGCAAAATTGAATCTCTCTTATACGATAGTCACCGCTCCTTACGATGGATATATGGGGCACCGTACCCTCGAACCGGGACAATTCGTACAAGCTGGGCAAACCATCTCCTATCTTATACGGGGCAACGACAAATGGATCACCGCCAACTACAAAGAAACGCAGATTTCCCACATCTACATCGGGCAGAAAGTACGCATCAAGGTCGATGCTTTCCGCGGGCATATCTTTCACGGCACAGTTACCGCCATATCCGAAGCAACCGGTTCCAAGTACGCCCTGGTTCCGACTGATAACTCCGCCGGCAACTTCGTCAAAGTACAGCAACGCATTCCCGTTCGCATCGAGCTGGACGACGCCAGCCCCGAAGAGATGAAAAGCCTCCGCGCAGGCATGATGGTAGAAACCGAAGCACTGAGAAAATAAGGAAGTCCGCTGATGGTAAAACTGAACCTTCCACTCCGTCCCTGGGTACCGCAATGGCTGGGTATTGTCACTATGTTCGTGCTGATGTTCCCTATCATTATGCTCAACGGAACCTATACGGGAAGCATGCTGGAAGTCAGCAGTACCCTCGGAATACTCAGCGAAGACATCACAATGGGGTATTATGCGGCAGCGGCAGGTATGGCGGTAGCTTATCCCATCATTCCTAAGATTCGTGCGATTGCCACTCCTAAGACGATGCTGCTTACCGATCTGATCCTGCAAATCTTTCTCAGCTACGTCTGCGCCCAGGTTGGCAATATGGACATCACCATTATATGCAGCTTCTTCATCGGCTTCCTGAAAGCCTTCATCATGTTAGAGTTTATTATTCAGGTACGCCCGTTCTTTAGTCCGAAGAATGTGCGTAGCGAGTTCTACGCCTACTTCTACCCCATCGTATTCTCCGGCGGACAAATATCCATGGCGCTGACATCACAATTGGCCTATTACTATCAGTGGCAATACATGTATTACTTTACAATCCTCCTGATGCTGATTGCCATTATCTTTATCCTGTTGTTTTTCCGGTATGCCAAGCGCCCCATGCGCATCCCTTACAAAGAAATCGACGGAAGAAGCATGTTTATCATAGCCGCTACATTGCTTTTCAGCATTTACATATTTACCTACGGAAAGACATTAGATTGGTTCTCCTCTCCCAAAATACGGATTTATACGATTGCCATCCCCATACTGATTTACCTTTTTATCCACCGGCAACGGACACAGGAGAAGCCATACGTCAGTCTGAAACCACTCCATCACCATAAATCCATCATCGGATACACTTTCATGGTACTGGTCATGTTTTTCAGTGCCAGCAGTTCCCTGATTACCAATTACCTGAACAGCATTATCCGCGTAGACAGCGTGCATGCCAATTCGCTCAGCCTGGTGCTTATACCGGGATTCATTGTGGGAGCCATTATATGTTTCTGGTGGTTCAGATGGCAGCGATGGCGGTTCCGCTATCTCATTTCCGGAGGAATGTTCTGCTACGTCATCTATCTGGTCATCCTCTACTTCGGCATCACGCCCTACTCCACTTACGAAATGCTTTACTTTCCTGTTTTCCTCCGCGGACTGGGGATGATGACTCTTTTCATAGCCTTCGGTGTATATGTAGTAGAAGATTTGGACCCTAAGCTCATGCTGTCTAACGCTTTCTTTCTGATATCCCTTCGCTCTGTACTGGCTCCGGCAATATCCGCTTCGTTTTTCAGTAACCTGCTCTATTACTTACAAATTAAGGGGATGAATACCCTTTCCGAACACATGACGCTCACTAATCCACTGGCTTCCTCCCGCTATGCGCAAGCCATGAACAGTGCCTTGGCGCAGGGACATGGATACGATGAAGCCAGCCAGTTAGCCGCCAATAACTTTTATTCCACGCTTCAGCAACAGAGTCTGCTACTGGGCATCAAGACTGTAATCGGCTATCTGCTGATTGCCGCATTGGTTATCGCAGTGGTTTCCGCTTTCATCCCTTTCCATAAGACTCTGAAAGTGGCTGTGGTGAAGACGGGAGACGATATGGTATAAAGATTATAGTGGCCTCATAAGCATAAATTAAGATTTATATCAAGCCTTTGGCTAAGTTCAATCGAATCAGGGTAAAGGTTTTAAGAGATAATTGGAGACCTTTCTCAAAGATTTAGTATTTTTGGCAGCTGTAATAAACCGTTAAACTATCGAAGCCTGCATATTACTATCGTAGAGAATAGTAATTGCGCTACATACAGAAATTGCTGAGGCAAAAAGTAAATTAACAAAATGCTTCATTATCACGAAAGTAAAGCTATAAAATAATCAATTTGAATACCTGTTATGACTACAGAAAATAAAATAAAGTATTTTGAAAATCGAGAAGATTGGAGAAAGTGGTTAATGGACAACTTTGAAACCTCCTGTGAAATATGGTTTGTATTTCCCTATAAGTCATCAGGTAAAAAAGGTATTTTATACAATGATGCTGTTGAAGAAGCCCTTTGCTTCGATTGGATTGACAGCACAACAAAACCACTTGACAAAGATCATAAAATTCAGCGTTTCACACCCAGAAATCCTAAAAGTACTTACTCACAAGCCAACAAAGAAAGACTTAAATGACTATTGGAAAATAAAATGATACACCCAAAATTTGAAGATAAAACGCGAAGCATTTTATCTGAGCCTTTCATTTTTCCCAATGATATAATTGATAAATTGAAAGAAGATGAAACGGTATGGAAAAACTATCAGCCATTTTCCGAAGCATATAAACGAATCCGAATAGCGTACATCGAAGCCGCAAGAAAACGTCCTGAAGAATTTGAGAAGCGGTTAAATAACTTCATTAGCAAAACAAAAGAAAACAAAACGATTATAGGATTTGGCGGAATTGAAAAATACTATTAATCAAAAGATTAGCATCATAAATAGAAAAACGATTTAAAATGAGGGCCGAAACACTTGACTTCACCTTTCTGACATAGAAAAGGCTGCCCTTTTTCAAGAGCAGCCTTCTATTCAGTCTAAAATTCCGTGGATTATTCAGCCAATTTACCGTCTGAACCAAGCACGTTGATGATCTTATGCATGTACATCTTTTCCATGTTGTCACGAGCCGGGCCAAGATACTTACGCGGGTCAAACTCAGCCGGTTTTTCTGCGAATACCTTACGGATAGCAGCAGTCATAGCCAGACGAGAGTCTGAGTCGATGTTGATCTTGCAAACTGCAGACTTAGCAGCCTTACGCAGTTCTTCTTCAGGAATACCGATAGCAGCTTCCAGCTTGCCACCAAACTTGTTGATAGTTTCAACTTCTTCCTGAGGAACTGAAGAAGATCCGTGCAATACGATGGGGAATCCCGGAAGTTTCTCCATTACAGCGTCCAATACTTCGAATGCCAAAGGAGGAGGTACCAAACGACCAGTCTTCGGATCTACGTGGCATTGTTCGGGTTTGAACTTGTATGCACCGTGAGAAGTACCGATAGAAATAGCCAAAGAGTCACAACCTGTGCGAGTAGCAAAGTCGATTACTTCTTCAGGGTCAGTATAAGTATGATGTTCAGCAGAAACTTCGTCTTCTACACCAGCCAATACACCAAGTTCGCCTTCTACAGTTACATCAAATTGATGAGCGTAGTCAACTACCTTCTTCGTCAAAGCAACGTTTTCTTCGTAAGGTAGGTGAGAACCGTCGATCATAACTGAAGAGAAACCCATATCGATACAAGACTTGCAAGTTTCGAATGTATCTCCGTGGTCGAGGTGAAGAACGATTTCAGGGTGTTTGCAACCCAGTTCCTTTGCATATTCTACAGCACCTTCTGCCATGTAACGCAACAATGTCTGGTTAGCATATTGACGGGCACCTTTAGATACTTGGAGGATTACCGGAGATTTGGTTTCAACAGCAGCCTTTACAATAGCCTGCAACTGTTCCATATTATTAAAGTTGAAAGCCGGGATAGCATATCCACCTTTAATAGCTTTCGCAAACATTTCTCTTGTGTTTACGAGCCCTAAATCTTTGTAATTAATCATTTTGTTTAAAGTTTATTGTTAGTGAATAAAAATTCTACGCAAAAGTAAGCATTATCCTTTAAATGGAAGAACAGGTTGGGAATAAATTATCGTATTATCCCCATTGAAACAATTCCATTTTAAAGCTATTGGATGATTTTAACAGAATATTGTAATCTCTATGTTACAAACTCTTTTCATCTGTAGCCTTCATCAGCCTCTTCTGCATACCTTTATATAGATAACAAAAAAAACGGAAAGCAAGTTTAGCTTCCCGGTCTTCGTTTACACATTATTATATATTACTTTTTCAAATAAATGATAGTGGGTAAATGGTCGCTGTAGCCATTCAACCAAACACGTCCGCCGTGCGTGCGCAAGGGAGAGCCTTTGTACTTGCCATCCTGCTGAAAAAGGTATTCACGGATAAAGACTTCATTATGATCGTACTTCAAACCTTTCTTGGCTTTCAGCAAAGGACGAGAGACCACAATCTGGTCGAACAAGTTCCACTTGCCACGATAGAGCAATGTTCCCACACCTTTATCTTCAAGGGTTTCCCACCAGGGATTATAGAATTCGCCTTTTTTCACCTGCTTCGCATACTTGCGTGCACCCAGTGTCACCATGCTTTCGTCCATGGGATCGTCATTCATATCCCCCATGACTATCAGCTTCAGTTTCTTGTCCGTACGCATCAGGGAATCTGCCAATGCCCGTACCTGCTTGGCTGCATGTACACGCACCGGAGACTTAGCTCCACGGGAAGGCCAGTGATTGACGATGAAACAAACGCGTTCGCCTGCCATCTGTCCGTCTACAATAAGGAAGCCACGCGTCAGGTGCACAGTGTCTCCCTCAAAAGGAGTGGAAAGCACCAGTTTGGAATTGGTAACAGTGAATTGTTCCGGATCATAAAGCAAAGCGCAATCAATGCCCCGTTTATCCGGACCTTCGTAATGCACGAATTTATAGTTGGATATAGCCGGCTGGCTTACCAAATCTGTCAGTACCCGGTTGTTTTCAGCTTCGGCTACACCGATAACGGCGGGTCCTCCCGGTACGCGATCGCGCGACACTTCACTCAGGACTTTGGCAAGGTTCTTCAACTTGGCCTCATACTTCTCAGCCGTCCATACATAACTGCCGGAAGGCAAAAATTCAAGGTCGTTCTTACCTGCATCATGAATCGTATCAAACAGGTTCTCAAGATTATAAAACGCAACACTATACAGATCCCGCTCGTTCTGCTGGGCATCTGCTGTAGTGACGCAGAGCCATAGGGAAATTAAGAAAAGTAGCTTCTTCATGCTGAATATAAATTAAAATACCATGCAAAAATCTGAAATAAAAAGCGATAAACCTATTTTTTGAGGGAACTTTTTTCTAATTCAGAGAAATGCACTGCCTTTAAACAAAGGTAGACTGCACCTTAAGCAAAAATAAATCTGAATTTATTTTGTATTATCTGCGACTTGCACTATCTTTGCGCTCTGAAAAATAAGACCATTACACTATTTATTACCAAAATAGTAACCGAATATAATAATTAAAAAAACAAATATTGAAATGAAAAAAGGTATTCATCCTGAAAATTACCGTCCGGTAGTATTCAAAGATATGTCTAATGGTGACATGTTCTTGTCTCGTTCAACCGTAAATACGAAAGAAACCATCGAGTTTGAAGGTGAAACTTATCCGTTAGTAAAGATGGAAATCTCTAACACTTCTCACCCGTTCTATACTGGTAAATCTACATTGGTGGATACAGCTGGTCGCGTTGATAAGTTCATGAGCCGCTACGGTGACCGTAAAAAGAAATAATTCTGCTTCATGAAAGCAAAAAAAAGGGAGATTTTGAAAAAAGTCTCCCTTTTTTATATACGTACATACACAAATACTGGCAAATTTCTCTATATTTGTATCTCAAAAAAGATTTCCAAAATAGCAGGACAATACTTTGCAATGAGAAACGGTCTGTATCTGATAATGATACTCTGTACTTTTTTGCTTTCAACACAAACAAAAGCACAGAAAGAAGTGAAATTCAATAAGGATTCCATCCCTCCTGCTTTCTCTAAATTAAAAACCTATTATAACCAGCCGGAAGTATATCTTTCTCACTGGGAAAAGATAAAGAAAGATATCGACAATAAAAAAGGAGATAAGACAACCGATCTATTCTATCTATATAAGGACAGAAATTATTTTCACTATAACCATGGTGACCTAGACAGCTTAAAGAAATACACTCCTATTATAAAAGATTTATCTCTCCGTCTCCATAACAAAGCAGAATACTATAAGAATTGGAGCTTCTTATGTGAACAAATCATATACTCCAATGCCTCCAAAGAGGATATGGAAGAAATGGATAAGATGTACAATGATGCATTAAAAAGGAAAAGTGAAATAGGACTAGCATTTAGCCTGAATGAAATAGCCAACTTTTATGGAGCAAATAAAAATTATGCCAAAGCCTTACCATATATTACACAAGCCATGCAATTGTTTGAGAAATTGAAATTCTGGGATGAATATACTCCATTATGCTCCAATTACATTGTAATTTTAACGAGCACAAATAAATATCAGGAAGCTCAAAATGCATTTTATCATTTAGACTCATTAGCTAACTTGTCACTTACCAGTCCCAGTGTCAATATGAGCATAGCCCGCATCTTAATGATAAAAGACATGGCCTCAGTGGTATTCACCGAGCCACAGGATACCGTTATCTTGCGAAAGTATCTGGCCGACATAGAGGATTTATACCGAAAATCACCACACGAGAACCGCATTTACTTATATAATACAAAAGAGAAATATGCCAAATTAAAAGGTGATATTGACACACTACTTGCCTATCAGGATTCCTCTGCAGAACATTACCGGAAATCCCGCAATGTGATAAACCTTAAAAGGATGTATAATAATAAAGCCTCTGCTTTGCACCGGGCTCACAGATATGACGAAGCTTATCTTATGCTACGCAAATACGTATCTCTAAGTGACTCATTGTATAAGAATGATACCCAGAAACAGCTTAATGAGTTATCCACCCGCTATAATATGAATAAGCTGGAACTTGAAGCCAAAAACATAAGTTTGAAAGCCCGTAATATACAGTTCCTTTATGCTTGTGCCTTGATTGTTGTATTGATAACCACTTTAATCATCGGCATCCAGTTCTATCGCCATAAATTGAAAAACAACCGCTTACTGAGAAAACAAGCCCAAGAACTGCAGCAGGCCAATGAAAAGGCACAACAGGCACAAATCATGAAGACAGCCTTCATCCAGAATATGAACCATGAAGTACGGACACCGCTGAATGCCATTGTAGGCTTCTCCGAATGTCTGGCAGAAATACCTCTGAGCAAGGCAGAAACCAAAGAAATCAGTGCCACCATAAAAAAGAATAGCGATAATCTGCTGAAAATCATCAGCGACATGATTTCTATTGCCAATATTGACAGTGGAGACCAAACATTAACTTATCAGGAGATTCCGGTGAACGAGCTTGTAAATAAATTACTTCAGGAGATGAAGGAATATGCCCAAGCAAAAGTAAAATTTTACTACACCCCATGCCAGACAGACTATATACTTTCGTCTAATGAGGATATCGTACATCAGATACTTATCAATCTGCTACATAATGCACTAAAATTCACTTCAAGTGGCGAAGTAGAGTTGAGTTATGAGGTAGACAACAAAAACTACAAATTATACTTCCACGTACGAGACACCGGCATTGGCGTGAAAAGCGAACTAAAAGAAAAAATATTCTCACGATTCTATAAAGTGGATTCTTTTGTACCCGGCGCCGGATTAGGATTATCCCTATGCCGGATTCTCGCAGAGCGCATAGAAGCACGGGTATATTTAGACGATACCTACCAGAACGGATGTTTATTCACCTTCGAACACCCATTAAAGTAAAATATAGGAATGGAATAGGAAATTCCCTACCTTTTTGTAGGGAAAAGAATAGGGAAGGGAGAAAACTCTTTCCTATTTTTGTATCAGCAATTTTGATAATAAGTCAATAGTACGAACCATAAACGGATCCATATGAAACGTCTTATCACTTTCGTTATCCTCGCCGTCCTCCTCTCCACGGCAGGATTTGCTGCCAGACAGAAAGACTTGAGCGGCCCGATTGCCATAAAAGGCGAACTACAAGAACAGTATGAGGATTTTCCTGCCGGCACTCCCGTAGTGATCCGCAAGGTAGTGAAAATGAAATCGGCAGACCAGGCAGGTCCCAACATTTTCTATGCAACCGAAATCAACGGTATACAATTTGCAATACCTTCTTCTGCTCTGAAAACCATTAAACTCTCACCTCCCGAAACCAATCAGGAGTTTTGGCAGCAAACTTATCTGAAACAACATCTGTATGAGTATTTCGGCGAACGCGGATATAACTCTAAGTTGCGCAAGGAAGTGGACGAAGAATGTCGGGATTACCTGTACAAGCTGGAAGAGATCGGTTATGAGGATGATTTCATCACTTCATATGTACAGAATATCTTTGCTAAACTGACTGCCACCGGTATAGATTCCAACCGCAGCGAACGGTTGAATGTACGCGTCATCCAGTCGCCCGAACCGGATGCTTACATGCTGCCCAACGGCACAATGCTGATTAGTACCGGTCTGCTTTGCACACTTGATTCGGAAGATGAACTTGCCGCCATTATTGCCAATGAGATGTCTCATTTTGTGCTGGACCATCAGGTTAATAACATCTACCGTGCTGAACGCCGTGCCAAGCGGGCAGCTTTTTTGGGAACGGTTCTTGCCGTCACTGCCGAAGTAGCCCTGGAAGTGGCATACTGGGATGACGATGATACAGCTTTAGGTGTAGGCGCTGTTGCCAGCATCGGAAGCGTTGCCGCCCTGCTGAATGTAAATGTAGTGAATCGCCTGGGAATGAATTACAAGAATAACCAGGAATACGCAGCCGACCGGGTTGCACGTGAGTTATTGGAATTCAAAGGGATGAATCCCGATGGATTGGCGTCTGCACTTTCCAAAGTCATCGGATACTATAATATACAGCAACGCGGTCATAAGTTGCTTCGCTACGGCAACATCGACAACCTGAAAAAGCGAATAGACAAAGCCGGTGAGGCAGAAAATCAAATCAGTCATCCTTATCTCAAAGCAACATCGGATGTAGTGACTTTCAACGCAGCCATGAATATGGCAGACCAACGGTATGAAGAAGCCGGAAGATTAATACAGAAGAATATCAATAATAATCTGGCCACCGACCATGATTACGTTATCTTAGCAAAATCACAGATGGCGCTTTACAACACAGAAGAGGTAAACGAAGAATGTGCCACCCTGCTTTGGAAAGCCAAAGAACTAGCAGG
The nucleotide sequence above comes from Bacteroides intestinalis DSM 17393. Encoded proteins:
- a CDS encoding class II fructose-bisphosphate aldolase yields the protein MINYKDLGLVNTREMFAKAIKGGYAIPAFNFNNMEQLQAIVKAAVETKSPVILQVSKGARQYANQTLLRYMAEGAVEYAKELGCKHPEIVLHLDHGDTFETCKSCIDMGFSSVMIDGSHLPYEENVALTKKVVDYAHQFDVTVEGELGVLAGVEDEVSAEHHTYTDPEEVIDFATRTGCDSLAISIGTSHGAYKFKPEQCHVDPKTGRLVPPPLAFEVLDAVMEKLPGFPIVLHGSSSVPQEEVETINKFGGKLEAAIGIPEEELRKAAKSAVCKINIDSDSRLAMTAAIRKVFAEKPAEFDPRKYLGPARDNMEKMYMHKIINVLGSDGKLAE
- a CDS encoding endonuclease/exonuclease/phosphatase family protein, producing the protein MKKLLFLISLWLCVTTADAQQNERDLYSVAFYNLENLFDTIHDAGKNDLEFLPSGSYVWTAEKYEAKLKNLAKVLSEVSRDRVPGGPAVIGVAEAENNRVLTDLVSQPAISNYKFVHYEGPDKRGIDCALLYDPEQFTVTNSKLVLSTPFEGDTVHLTRGFLIVDGQMAGERVCFIVNHWPSRGAKSPVRVHAAKQVRALADSLMRTDKKLKLIVMGDMNDDPMDESMVTLGARKYAKQVKKGEFYNPWWETLEDKGVGTLLYRGKWNLFDQIVVSRPLLKAKKGLKYDHNEVFIREYLFQQDGKYKGSPLRTHGGRVWLNGYSDHLPTIIYLKK
- a CDS encoding type B 50S ribosomal protein L31 gives rise to the protein MKKGIHPENYRPVVFKDMSNGDMFLSRSTVNTKETIEFEGETYPLVKMEISNTSHPFYTGKSTLVDTAGRVDKFMSRYGDRKKK
- a CDS encoding sensor histidine kinase, translated to MRNGLYLIMILCTFLLSTQTKAQKEVKFNKDSIPPAFSKLKTYYNQPEVYLSHWEKIKKDIDNKKGDKTTDLFYLYKDRNYFHYNHGDLDSLKKYTPIIKDLSLRLHNKAEYYKNWSFLCEQIIYSNASKEDMEEMDKMYNDALKRKSEIGLAFSLNEIANFYGANKNYAKALPYITQAMQLFEKLKFWDEYTPLCSNYIVILTSTNKYQEAQNAFYHLDSLANLSLTSPSVNMSIARILMIKDMASVVFTEPQDTVILRKYLADIEDLYRKSPHENRIYLYNTKEKYAKLKGDIDTLLAYQDSSAEHYRKSRNVINLKRMYNNKASALHRAHRYDEAYLMLRKYVSLSDSLYKNDTQKQLNELSTRYNMNKLELEAKNISLKARNIQFLYACALIVVLITTLIIGIQFYRHKLKNNRLLRKQAQELQQANEKAQQAQIMKTAFIQNMNHEVRTPLNAIVGFSECLAEIPLSKAETKEISATIKKNSDNLLKIISDMISIANIDSGDQTLTYQEIPVNELVNKLLQEMKEYAQAKVKFYYTPCQTDYILSSNEDIVHQILINLLHNALKFTSSGEVELSYEVDNKNYKLYFHVRDTGIGVKSELKEKIFSRFYKVDSFVPGAGLGLSLCRILAERIEARVYLDDTYQNGCLFTFEHPLK
- a CDS encoding M48 family metallopeptidase, producing MKRLITFVILAVLLSTAGFAARQKDLSGPIAIKGELQEQYEDFPAGTPVVIRKVVKMKSADQAGPNIFYATEINGIQFAIPSSALKTIKLSPPETNQEFWQQTYLKQHLYEYFGERGYNSKLRKEVDEECRDYLYKLEEIGYEDDFITSYVQNIFAKLTATGIDSNRSERLNVRVIQSPEPDAYMLPNGTMLISTGLLCTLDSEDELAAIIANEMSHFVLDHQVNNIYRAERRAKRAAFLGTVLAVTAEVALEVAYWDDDDTALGVGAVASIGSVAALLNVNVVNRLGMNYKNNQEYAADRVARELLEFKGMNPDGLASALSKVIGYYNIQQRGHKLLRYGNIDNLKKRIDKAGEAENQISHPYLKATSDVVTFNAAMNMADQRYEEAGRLIQKNINNNLATDHDYVILAKSQMALYNTEEVNEECATLLWKAKELAGDSPNLDIYKQEILLLMRMNKQAKAASTLKEYLGLLSRYQEQGMQGEEEEWTSKEIAWANQLLDKINRL